One genomic region from Torulaspora delbrueckii CBS 1146 chromosome 4, complete genome encodes:
- the ERV1 gene encoding flavin-linked sulfhydryl oxidase (similar to Saccharomyces cerevisiae ERV1 (YGR029W); ancestral locus Anc_4.167), with protein MSNMAPTEGLDGRKIVYDEDGKPCRSCNTLLDFKFATGKITSKMNSPIQTPTESKDNAMPMIPGHKTHAKVDPPDVEKLGRSSWDLLHSITARYPVKPTEQNKSEMKQFLTLFSHVYPCSWCARDFEKFIAKHAPKVNSRDELGRWMCEAHNEVNAKLMKEQFDCNLWDKRWKDGWDE; from the exons ATGTCTAACATGGCTCCAACAGAAGGACTAGATGGGAGGAAGATAGTGTATGATGAGGACGGAAAACC TTGCCGTTCCTGCAATACACTACtggatttcaaatttgccACAGGCAAGATCACAAGCAAAATGAATTCACCAATTCAAACGCCGACTGAATCAAAAGACAATGCTATGCCTATGATTCCTGGGCATAAGACTCATGCAAAAGTTGATCCACCTGATGTCGAGAAATTAGGAAGATCATCGTGGGATCTATTACATAGCATTACGGCAAGATATCCCGTCAAGCCCACTGAGCAGAATAAGTCTGAGATGAAGCAGTTCTTAACCCTTTTCTCGCACGTTTACCCATGCTCCTGGTGTGCTAGAGACTTCGAGAAGTTTATTGCCAAGCATGCACCAAAAGTTAACTCTCGAGATGAGCTAGGCAGGTGGATGTGTGAAGCACATAATGAGGTGAATGCTAAACTTATGAAGGAACAGTTTGATTGCAACCTTTGGGATAAAAGGTGGAAAGACGGTTGGGATGAGTGA
- the MSP1 gene encoding protein-degrading AAA family ATPase MSP1 (similar to Saccharomyces cerevisiae MSP1 (YGR028W); ancestral locus Anc_4.166), whose protein sequence is MSRKFDLKTVADLSVLIGTGISLYYLVSRLLNDVEAGPLSGRSKESKTRQLSQWQKLVDKNPKLADVELNTYEKSVLSSVVTADELAVTFKDIGGLDPIIADLHESVVYPLMMPEVYENNPLLQAPSGVLLYGPPGCGKTMLAKALANESGANFISIRMSSIMDKWYGESNKIVDAMFSLAKKIQPCMIFIDEIDSFLRERASSDHEVTAMLKAEFMTLWDGLLTSGRVMIVGATNRITDIDSAFLRRLPKRFLIPLPGKEERLKILKVLLQDTKTDKDFFDIEAIATHTNGLSGSDLKELCREAALNAAKEYIKLKREYMAQKDVKNIEDFPLKMRPLRTSDFAGNLKLDAGQSLQSMSLD, encoded by the coding sequence ATGTCTCGCAAGTTTGATCTCAAGACCGTTGCAGATTTATCAGTGTTAATCGGCACTGGTATTTCTCTGTATTACCTCGTGAGCAGACTACTGAATGACGTGGAAGCTGGGCCCCTATCGGGAAGATCAAAGGAATCCAAGACCAGACAGCTTTCCCAGTGGCAGAAACTAGTCGATAAGAATCCAAAGCTGGCCGACGTAGAGTTGAATACCTATGAGAAGAGTGTACTTTCATCCGTTGTTACTGCCGATGAGCTAGCAGtaactttcaaagatattgGTGGTTTGGATCCCATCATTGCTGATTTGCATGAAAGTGTTGTATATCCGCTAATGATGCCAGAGGTTTACGAGAACAACCCACTTTTACAAGCTCCAAGTGGTGTCTTACTATATGGACCGCCAGGTTGCGGAAAGACAATGCTTGCAAAAGCTTTGGCTAACGAAAGTGGTGCGAACTTTATCTCTATCAGAATGTCTTCCATCATGGATAAATGGTATGGTGAATCGAATAAAATTGTTGACGCCATGTTCTCGCTGGCGAAAAAAATTCAACCTTGTATGATCTTTATTGATGAGATAGACTCCTTCCTAAGGGAGAGAGCCTCGAGTGATCATGAAGTGACAGCGATGCTGAAGGCCGAATTTATGACTCTGTGGGATGGACTGCTGACTAGTGGGCGTGTAATGATCGTTGGAGCCACCAACCGTATTACAGACATAGATAGTGCCTTCCTAAGAAGATTACCCAAGAGGTTCCTCATCCCATTACCTGGTAAAGAGGAACGTCTCAAAATTCTGAAAGTTTTACTGCAGGATACCAAGACAGATAAAGACTTTTTCGACATAGAAGCTATAGCGACTCATACAAACGGGCTGTCAGGCTCAGACCTTAAGGAACTATGCAGAGAGGCTGCATTGAATGCTGCCAAGGAATACATAAAATTAAAGAGGGAATACATGGCTCAGAAGGATGTAAAGAATATCGAAGACTTTCCTCTGAAGATGAGACCACTCAGGACATCTGACTTTGCGGGAAACTTGAAACTGGATGCCGGACAGTCACTGCAATCAATGTCTCTGGATTAG